In Acidianus brierleyi, one genomic interval encodes:
- the rfbC gene encoding dTDP-4-dehydrorhamnose 3,5-epimerase, with protein sequence MPFKITETEIPDIKYIESEIYTDGRGFFVEMFKKDELEFIPEIIQVNHSFSIRGVIRGLHYQINPKAQGKLVTVVSGKIYDVAVDIRKGSPWYGKFVAYELTPGKLLWIPPGFAHGFQAIEKSHVVYFITNGEYSPQHEAGILWNDPILKIPWPVEEKILSEKDKKWPKLENAKNNFEY encoded by the coding sequence ATGCCATTTAAAATAACTGAAACAGAAATTCCTGATATAAAATATATAGAAAGCGAAATATATACTGATGGAAGAGGATTTTTCGTTGAAATGTTCAAGAAGGACGAATTAGAATTTATTCCTGAAATAATTCAAGTAAATCATTCGTTTTCAATAAGAGGAGTAATAAGAGGATTGCATTATCAAATTAATCCTAAAGCTCAGGGAAAACTTGTTACAGTAGTTTCAGGCAAAATTTATGATGTAGCAGTAGATATAAGGAAAGGTTCTCCTTGGTATGGTAAATTTGTAGCATATGAGCTAACTCCAGGAAAACTCCTTTGGATACCACCAGGCTTTGCACACGGATTCCAGGCTATAGAAAAGTCTCATGTAGTATATTTTATAACAAACGGCGAATATTCTCCTCAACATGAAGCAGGAATTTTATGGAATGACCCTATATTAAAAATTCCATGGCCAGTAGAAGAAAAGATACTGTCAGAAAAAGATAAAAAATGGCCTAAACTCGAAAATGCTAAAAATAATTTTGAATACTGA
- a CDS encoding SDR family oxidoreductase, which produces MVTLIFGGSGQLGQELGKRVKNAVMTFNKKQIQGIKIDLENPLEIEDAIIKLRPETIINAAAMTDVDECERSKEKSMKINAESVRHMIRAASVVKSYFIQISTDYVFDGEKGNYSENDLPNPLNYYGLTKLLGDAYTISYDYSLIVRTSGVYSNNKNNFPLLVLNSLKQGKQINAVDDMYYSPIHASQLAEAIVELIFQRRTGIINVASERVSRYNLAIKIAEESSLDPSLINRVKFKDMKWLAKRPLDSSLDSSKAKKFIDVDLSLDEGIRRLIKNAI; this is translated from the coding sequence ATGGTAACACTAATCTTTGGAGGATCTGGACAATTAGGTCAAGAGTTAGGTAAAAGAGTGAAAAATGCCGTAATGACCTTTAATAAAAAGCAAATCCAAGGAATTAAGATAGACCTTGAAAATCCTCTTGAAATTGAAGACGCTATAATAAAACTTAGGCCTGAAACAATAATTAATGCCGCAGCTATGACTGACGTAGACGAATGTGAAAGATCTAAGGAAAAATCTATGAAAATAAATGCAGAATCAGTAAGGCATATGATCAGAGCAGCGTCAGTTGTTAAATCATATTTTATTCAAATTTCTACAGATTATGTTTTTGATGGAGAAAAAGGTAATTATTCTGAGAACGACTTACCTAATCCCTTGAACTATTATGGTTTAACAAAGCTTTTAGGGGACGCTTATACCATATCTTATGATTACTCTCTAATAGTAAGGACTTCTGGAGTTTATAGTAATAATAAGAATAATTTTCCACTTCTAGTTCTTAACTCACTAAAGCAAGGCAAGCAAATAAATGCCGTAGATGACATGTACTATTCTCCTATTCATGCCTCACAACTGGCAGAAGCAATAGTAGAACTAATATTTCAAAGACGTACTGGGATAATAAACGTAGCAAGCGAAAGAGTATCTAGGTATAATTTAGCCATAAAAATTGCTGAAGAATCTTCATTAGATCCTTCTTTAATAAATAGAGTCAAATTCAAGGACATGAAATGGCTTGCCAAGAGGCCATTGGATTCTTCTTTAGATTCTTCAAAGGCAAAGAAATTTATAGATGTGGATCTAAGCTTAGATGAGGGAATAAGAAGGTTAATAAAAAATGCCATTTAA
- the rfbB gene encoding dTDP-glucose 4,6-dehydratase — MIMITGGAGFIGSAFVREIDNPLVFDALTYAGRLENLKDVKHLFIKGDIRNFQEIEKAVKENHVDTIVNFAAESHVDRSIVDPFIFLDTNVKGVINLLEVARKYDLKLVHISTDEVYGEQENSTEDFPLKPSSPYSASKASGDMFIHSYIRTYGVNALIIRPSNNYGPRQFPEKLIPKTIIRILKNMEIPVYGDGKQERDWIFVEDTAKIIKKIMQEGKKGEIYNVPGGQRRTNIEIIDEIGKILGKKPLIKYVKDRPGHDKLYSMKNTKLEYKTIPLEEGLKKTVEWYLNNQWWWTPLLGDEFFRSEVPW, encoded by the coding sequence ATGATAATGATAACTGGAGGAGCAGGATTTATAGGATCGGCATTCGTTAGAGAGATTGATAATCCTTTAGTCTTTGATGCCCTAACTTATGCTGGAAGATTAGAAAATCTAAAAGACGTTAAACATTTATTTATCAAAGGAGATATTAGGAATTTCCAAGAAATTGAGAAAGCCGTTAAGGAAAATCATGTGGATACTATAGTAAATTTCGCAGCAGAAAGTCACGTAGACAGATCTATAGTAGACCCATTCATATTTCTTGATACAAACGTTAAAGGAGTTATAAATTTACTTGAAGTAGCAAGAAAATATGATTTAAAATTAGTTCATATTTCTACTGATGAAGTATATGGAGAACAAGAGAATTCCACTGAAGATTTTCCTTTAAAACCGTCTTCACCTTATTCTGCATCTAAAGCATCTGGAGATATGTTTATCCATTCTTACATTAGAACATATGGAGTAAACGCCCTGATAATAAGGCCATCAAATAATTATGGACCTAGACAATTTCCTGAAAAATTAATTCCAAAGACTATTATAAGAATTCTAAAAAATATGGAAATACCTGTTTATGGAGACGGAAAACAAGAAAGAGACTGGATTTTTGTAGAAGATACTGCAAAAATAATAAAAAAGATAATGCAAGAGGGTAAAAAAGGAGAAATATATAATGTCCCAGGAGGACAGAGAAGAACTAATATAGAGATTATAGACGAGATAGGAAAAATTCTAGGTAAAAAACCATTAATAAAGTACGTAAAGGATAGGCCTGGTCATGATAAATTATATTCAATGAAAAATACTAAGTTAGAATACAAAACAATACCGCTAGAAGAAGGATTAAAGAAAACAGTTGAATGGTATTTAAATAACCAATGGTGGTGGACTCCACTTTTGGGAGATGAGTTCTTCAGAAGTGAGGTACCATGGTAA
- a CDS encoding glucose-1-phosphate thymidylyltransferase produces MKAVILHGGQGTRLRPLTHTGPKQLLKIAGKPVSLWGILSLRDLGIRDFAIILGNNHPEKVVEFYGDGSVFDINVTYIYQGEAFGLADAIYKAKDFVGNDRFVVYLGDNVVLDGLKNLINFNGEASILLAKVNNPNRFGVAVINEGKVIKLVEKPKEFISDLALVGVYAFTPSIFNSIEKIKPSWRGELEITDAIQELLNEGKEVNYSIVEGWWKDTGTPEDLLEANMILLDRFLEREIIGKISGKIEGRVKAENCIIENSTVRGPVYIGRNSVIKNSFIGPYTTIGDNCIIENSEISNSLIMDEAQISNVSIIDSIVGEKAKISKKDGLPSGRKIIVGENSIVEV; encoded by the coding sequence ATGAAAGCTGTTATTCTTCACGGTGGTCAAGGAACAAGACTTAGACCATTAACGCATACTGGACCAAAACAGTTGCTTAAGATAGCAGGTAAACCAGTTTCGCTATGGGGTATATTATCTCTTAGAGATTTAGGAATAAGAGATTTTGCTATAATACTAGGAAATAATCATCCAGAAAAAGTAGTAGAATTCTATGGAGACGGATCTGTTTTTGATATAAACGTAACATATATTTATCAAGGAGAAGCCTTTGGTCTAGCTGATGCGATTTATAAGGCTAAAGACTTTGTAGGTAACGATAGATTTGTTGTGTATTTAGGAGATAACGTAGTGCTTGACGGTCTTAAAAATTTGATAAATTTTAATGGTGAAGCTTCTATACTTCTTGCTAAAGTAAATAATCCTAATAGATTTGGTGTAGCTGTAATAAATGAAGGAAAAGTAATAAAACTAGTAGAGAAGCCAAAGGAGTTTATATCTGATTTAGCATTAGTAGGAGTATATGCATTTACTCCAAGTATTTTTAATTCTATTGAAAAAATTAAGCCTAGTTGGAGAGGAGAATTAGAAATAACTGATGCTATCCAAGAACTACTTAACGAAGGAAAGGAAGTTAACTATAGTATAGTAGAAGGTTGGTGGAAAGATACTGGAACTCCAGAGGATTTACTTGAGGCTAATATGATACTTCTTGACAGATTTTTGGAACGCGAAATAATAGGGAAAATCTCAGGCAAAATAGAAGGTAGAGTAAAAGCTGAAAACTGTATTATAGAGAATTCCACAGTAAGAGGACCAGTATATATTGGTAGAAATTCTGTAATCAAAAACTCATTCATAGGTCCTTATACTACTATAGGAGATAACTGTATAATAGAAAATTCGGAAATATCGAATTCTCTTATAATGGATGAAGCACAAATTAGTAACGTTTCTATAATAGATTCTATAGTAGGAGAGAAGGCTAAAATATCTAAAAAAGACGGATTACCTTCAGGAAGAAAAATTATAGTTGGAGAAAATTCTATTGTAGAGGTATAA
- a CDS encoding DUF929 family protein → MNSKKVVMSIAFVLILVSAVSSVYLLSSTSITEQSPQNSAHNSYAWISASQVTPGKWIKITNQDFAPANKTEVFLDGWIGCHVAAMDSWLIYYVLSHYGVNFTYEFHTSDPYRVPPNVPGLIFEGYKAPKNSPIMFDWIYMYNEYLNETTLPTPEPMNYTISPSIATYDGLMELKDFAPQWIYNIAITYNVPIVGQFKSPPHVVTMLVVTGPNGTWLLLGPSYPPSAIAKLTPEQVMEDLLTQSNPELMQAIYQFWQVLNESMGKPVTITVSQQQEEITYLHGFGFTTYYLSNTPSISTGPSSWNMYANSPNRNPVFSGNLDVNWIYQQMNAFQYGNITAWEQDTKMLGSEFGSGYEQAAGDAVGPSFANGIVYVGSDSGQLYAINAQTGNAIWILSTPAAVIMSEPVVYHGMIYVGLGPATFTYEQGKLNAYGGGHRGLYTGLTGLLAVNASDGIPKWIFLTKSQAMPTAVAYNGMVMFDDGDGNVYALNATNGNLIWNYSYDGSANMASLDLYVGNNYALLITAFSPGYPVNMSAIVALYVNNGTPAYVLKVPFAYGSSVGDAVPAVYGQYLVDSFMGYPVYHGVYLNQIYVRQVLLVANVTNGNILYVENITGYGHPGDDNNGFSPLVYNGIIYVPSHINRTVAAFNLTSGKLIWISPQMKHASLADQPVYYDGYIIVPDFDHFAVLNAANGDLVNKYYVGVDLGKDQPIIVGNTIIDSSIFDYVIALPISQVI, encoded by the coding sequence ATGAATTCGAAAAAAGTAGTTATGTCGATAGCATTCGTATTAATTTTAGTTAGTGCAGTTTCATCTGTATATCTCTTATCATCTACATCAATAACTGAACAATCTCCTCAAAATAGTGCTCACAATTCATATGCTTGGATATCTGCATCTCAAGTAACTCCAGGAAAATGGATAAAAATAACTAATCAAGATTTCGCGCCCGCAAATAAAACTGAGGTATTCCTAGATGGCTGGATAGGATGCCATGTAGCAGCTATGGATTCATGGCTAATATATTACGTTTTATCTCATTATGGGGTAAACTTCACTTATGAGTTTCATACATCAGATCCTTATAGAGTTCCACCTAATGTTCCAGGATTAATATTCGAAGGATACAAGGCACCTAAGAATTCTCCTATAATGTTTGACTGGATATATATGTATAATGAATACCTAAATGAGACTACATTACCAACTCCAGAGCCAATGAATTACACAATAAGCCCAAGTATAGCGACCTATGACGGATTAATGGAATTAAAAGACTTCGCACCACAATGGATATATAATATAGCCATAACATATAACGTTCCGATAGTAGGTCAATTTAAATCTCCACCTCACGTAGTAACCATGTTAGTAGTTACAGGACCTAATGGCACATGGTTATTGCTGGGACCATCATATCCTCCATCTGCAATAGCCAAATTAACTCCAGAACAAGTAATGGAAGATTTACTAACTCAGAGTAATCCAGAACTAATGCAGGCAATTTATCAATTTTGGCAAGTTTTAAATGAATCTATGGGAAAACCAGTTACTATAACAGTTAGCCAACAACAAGAGGAAATAACATATTTACATGGATTTGGATTCACCACATATTACCTATCTAATACTCCAAGCATAAGTACTGGTCCATCTTCATGGAATATGTATGCTAATAGTCCAAATAGAAATCCAGTATTTTCCGGAAATCTAGATGTCAACTGGATATATCAACAAATGAACGCTTTTCAGTATGGAAACATAACAGCCTGGGAACAAGATACAAAAATGCTAGGATCTGAATTTGGTTCAGGATATGAACAAGCGGCTGGTGATGCTGTAGGTCCATCATTTGCTAACGGAATAGTTTACGTTGGTTCAGATAGCGGACAGCTATATGCCATAAATGCGCAAACTGGAAACGCGATATGGATATTGAGTACGCCTGCAGCAGTAATAATGTCGGAACCAGTAGTTTACCATGGCATGATTTATGTAGGATTAGGTCCAGCTACTTTCACGTATGAACAAGGTAAATTAAACGCATACGGTGGTGGACATAGAGGATTGTATACTGGATTAACTGGTTTGCTAGCAGTAAATGCTAGTGATGGAATACCGAAATGGATATTCTTAACTAAATCTCAAGCAATGCCCACTGCAGTTGCATATAATGGAATGGTAATGTTTGATGATGGAGACGGAAACGTGTACGCATTAAATGCTACTAATGGAAACTTAATATGGAATTACTCTTATGATGGAAGTGCCAATATGGCAAGTTTAGATTTATATGTAGGGAACAATTATGCATTATTAATAACAGCGTTCTCTCCAGGTTATCCTGTTAATATGTCTGCAATTGTTGCATTATACGTTAACAATGGAACACCTGCATATGTTCTTAAAGTGCCCTTTGCATATGGTTCTTCAGTAGGTGATGCAGTACCAGCAGTATATGGACAATATTTAGTAGATAGTTTCATGGGTTATCCGGTATATCATGGCGTTTATTTAAATCAAATATACGTTAGGCAAGTGTTATTAGTAGCTAATGTTACTAACGGAAATATATTATACGTTGAAAATATAACTGGATATGGTCATCCAGGTGACGATAATAATGGCTTTAGTCCACTAGTATATAATGGAATTATTTACGTACCTTCTCATATAAATAGAACCGTAGCAGCATTCAATTTAACCTCTGGTAAATTAATATGGATATCTCCACAGATGAAGCATGCATCATTAGCTGATCAGCCAGTTTACTATGATGGGTATATAATAGTGCCAGATTTTGATCATTTTGCAGTACTTAACGCTGCTAATGGAGACTTAGTTAACAAGTATTATGTTGGAGTAGATCTAGGTAAGGATCAGCCAATAATAGTAGGAAATACTATAATAGACTCATCAATATTTGATTATGTAATAGCTCTTCCTATAAGTCAAGTGATTTAA
- a CDS encoding MFS transporter: MKPLRTYIILKNFSLELVQPFISFVSAAYGLIGEQLGLISSAGTVLPSVVQFFLGYVKARAKTLVSFGTFLTGILWLVLSIVPFSIFFTIVYLALDASMGISIFGWYLIMEKVSLTSRGKILAQYSFYSTFGGLIATLITGFIVGERFSLIRYFFIIAGVLTLLDGVISTKFDVDYEVKNTIKINISRELKDYLLISFLFNIVWSLAWPLFPMAQVYVFKMNFSEVAIISVISGSSTLLLQRKIGKLVDKNRKIMMFTGRLALATFPLAYALSTSVYEIYLANVVAGFTNSVNSTAYMSYLYDSSSDVKRSVGIYSAIGGLGDLIGSSIGSILAEYFTSIAGIDSIRLLMLGVGVLRILASIFYLKLPEPKPFKPKIVLK, from the coding sequence ATGAAACCTCTGCGGACTTACATTATTTTAAAGAACTTTTCGTTAGAATTAGTACAACCATTTATTTCCTTTGTCTCTGCGGCTTACGGACTTATAGGAGAGCAATTGGGTTTAATATCTTCTGCAGGAACAGTCTTACCTTCAGTAGTACAATTCTTTTTAGGTTATGTTAAAGCTAGAGCAAAAACGTTAGTTAGTTTTGGAACATTTCTAACTGGTATATTATGGTTAGTCTTATCGATAGTCCCTTTTAGCATTTTTTTCACTATAGTTTACTTGGCTCTTGACGCTTCTATGGGAATATCTATATTTGGTTGGTATTTAATAATGGAAAAAGTTAGTTTAACATCCAGAGGAAAAATATTAGCTCAATATTCTTTTTATTCTACTTTTGGAGGACTTATAGCTACATTAATAACAGGATTTATAGTAGGAGAGAGATTCTCGCTAATAAGATATTTCTTTATTATTGCTGGCGTACTCACATTACTTGATGGCGTTATATCTACTAAATTTGATGTAGATTACGAAGTAAAAAATACAATTAAAATAAATATATCTAGAGAATTGAAAGATTATCTTTTAATATCCTTCCTTTTCAATATAGTTTGGTCTTTAGCATGGCCACTCTTCCCCATGGCACAAGTGTATGTCTTTAAGATGAATTTTAGCGAAGTTGCCATTATCAGCGTAATTTCTGGCTCATCTACGCTTTTGTTACAAAGAAAAATAGGAAAATTAGTAGACAAAAACAGAAAAATTATGATGTTTACTGGAAGACTCGCATTAGCAACTTTTCCTTTAGCGTATGCGCTGTCAACGTCGGTATATGAAATATATTTAGCTAATGTAGTTGCGGGATTTACTAATTCAGTTAATTCTACAGCTTATATGTCTTACCTCTATGATTCTTCAAGTGATGTAAAGAGATCTGTGGGAATATATAGTGCAATAGGTGGTTTAGGAGATCTAATAGGCTCTAGTATAGGCTCAATACTTGCAGAATATTTTACGTCAATAGCAGGAATAGATTCCATAAGGTTATTAATGTTAGGTGTAGGCGTTTTAAGAATTTTAGCTTCAATATTTTATTTAAAACTTCCAGAACCTAAACCATTTAAACCAAAAATAGTTTTAAAATAA
- a CDS encoding aldo/keto reductase: MEFGWTKEKIFPLILGSWEFGTKTMVTREDSKKIIKEAINLGINAIDTAETYGNGESERILGEIIKEIRREDIFIITKVSENHLRYNDVLRAAEGSLRRLNVNYIDLYLVHWPNSYVPIRETAKALEKLYEEGKVRYVGLSNFSLPLMKEFREYLSKTDVAANELHYNLLFRDVEKEIYPYMKKENIPLLAYDSLGLGYLIGRKEVRDEFRWYYLARQEYISSLEPLLGELERISKETGKTLAQIVLNWLLNKENVFPIFNTSKINHLKENIESIGWKLEENILKEIDDAISKVNIDYFIT, encoded by the coding sequence ATGGAGTTTGGATGGACAAAGGAAAAAATTTTTCCTCTAATTTTAGGATCTTGGGAGTTCGGAACTAAAACTATGGTTACTAGAGAAGATTCAAAAAAGATAATTAAAGAGGCGATTAACTTAGGAATTAACGCTATAGATACTGCGGAAACTTACGGTAATGGAGAGTCTGAGAGAATTTTAGGTGAGATAATTAAGGAAATTAGGAGAGAAGATATTTTTATTATAACTAAAGTTTCCGAAAATCATCTAAGATATAACGACGTATTAAGAGCTGCAGAAGGAAGTTTAAGAAGACTAAATGTCAATTATATAGATCTATATTTAGTGCATTGGCCAAATTCTTATGTCCCTATTAGGGAAACTGCTAAAGCACTAGAAAAATTATATGAGGAAGGAAAAGTAAGATACGTAGGATTAAGTAACTTTTCCCTACCTTTAATGAAAGAATTCAGAGAATATCTTTCAAAAACTGATGTGGCTGCTAATGAACTGCATTATAATCTGCTTTTTAGAGATGTAGAAAAAGAAATATATCCTTATATGAAAAAAGAAAATATTCCTCTATTGGCTTATGATTCTTTAGGTTTAGGTTATCTAATAGGTAGAAAAGAAGTTAGAGACGAATTTAGGTGGTATTATTTAGCAAGACAAGAATATATTTCGTCTTTAGAACCTTTACTAGGGGAGTTGGAGAGAATCTCTAAAGAAACAGGAAAGACTTTAGCTCAGATAGTATTGAATTGGTTACTTAATAAGGAGAATGTCTTTCCAATATTTAATACCTCAAAAATCAATCATTTAAAAGAGAATATTGAAAGTATAGGATGGAAATTAGAAGAGAATATATTAAAAGAAATTGATGATGCGATTAGTAAAGTAAATATAGATTACTTTATAACTTAA
- a CDS encoding single-stranded DNA-binding protein, translating to MKVNELKPRAGASVTVKVVSVGEPKQVMNKDGSTHNVADVLVGDETGSILFSLWDDNISKVATGDVLDITNGYVSIVRGSMRLTLGRDGKMEKSTKTIENVNTENNLSNKTVEDTRYGGYRRSGGNFRKRF from the coding sequence ATGAAAGTAAACGAATTAAAGCCTCGTGCAGGGGCAAGTGTAACTGTAAAGGTAGTAAGTGTAGGAGAACCCAAACAGGTTATGAACAAGGATGGGTCAACTCATAACGTTGCCGATGTATTAGTCGGCGATGAGACTGGATCTATCCTTTTCAGTCTTTGGGATGATAATATAAGCAAAGTAGCAACAGGAGATGTTTTAGATATAACAAACGGTTACGTATCAATAGTAAGAGGATCAATGAGATTAACATTAGGTAGAGACGGAAAAATGGAAAAAAGTACAAAGACTATAGAAAATGTGAATACTGAGAATAACTTATCCAATAAAACAGTAGAAGATACAAGATACGGCGGCTATAGAAGAAGCGGCGGAAATTTCAGGAAAAGATTCTAA
- a CDS encoding glucose 1-dehydrogenase gives MKAIVVKPSSKGVEVRDVNEKEVQNFGRVKVRIIENGICGTDREIVQGKMTSARAPQGRDWLVLGHEALGVVEEPFGEFKVNDVVMPVNRRGCGKCNNCLMGRADHCETGEFVEAGISDMDGFMREYYYDDPKYLVKVPKGIEDIAILAQPLSDLEKSVNEIIKVQERVYWTCNDGTFSCRRALVIGSGPIGILVSMLLRSHSFQVIVANRREPTEIEDQIFQEIGAEYFNSAKGYTELKGRFDVIFNASTAPPTVIEDIIPFLNYNGVLGLFGFPPSGEMKLSFQEIQRLSLKGVAILGLANGQKPHFEEAMRHLSQWKITWPKTTNKLITRTVHVDEAPKVLSFKEENEIKVKIRW, from the coding sequence ATGAAAGCGATAGTAGTAAAACCAAGCAGTAAAGGAGTAGAAGTAAGAGATGTAAATGAGAAAGAAGTGCAGAATTTTGGAAGGGTAAAAGTTAGGATTATAGAAAATGGAATATGCGGTACTGATAGAGAAATTGTACAAGGAAAAATGACATCCGCAAGGGCTCCTCAAGGTAGAGATTGGTTAGTTTTAGGTCATGAGGCCTTAGGAGTAGTTGAAGAACCTTTTGGAGAATTTAAGGTAAACGATGTGGTTATGCCAGTAAATAGAAGAGGATGCGGAAAATGTAATAATTGTCTAATGGGTAGAGCAGATCATTGTGAAACTGGGGAATTTGTTGAAGCAGGAATAAGCGATATGGACGGATTTATGAGGGAATATTATTATGATGATCCGAAATACTTAGTTAAGGTTCCCAAAGGTATAGAAGATATAGCCATATTAGCACAACCTCTTTCTGACTTAGAAAAATCAGTAAATGAGATAATAAAAGTTCAAGAAAGAGTTTATTGGACATGTAATGATGGTACATTCTCATGTAGGAGAGCTCTTGTTATAGGTAGTGGGCCTATAGGGATTTTGGTATCAATGCTTTTAAGATCCCATTCTTTTCAAGTTATTGTAGCAAATAGGAGAGAACCAACAGAAATAGAGGATCAAATATTTCAAGAGATAGGTGCAGAATACTTTAATTCAGCAAAAGGTTATACAGAGCTTAAAGGAAGATTTGACGTAATATTTAATGCGTCTACTGCTCCTCCAACAGTAATAGAGGACATAATACCGTTTTTGAATTATAACGGTGTTTTAGGACTTTTCGGATTTCCACCATCAGGAGAAATGAAGCTTAGTTTTCAAGAAATTCAGAGACTGTCTTTAAAAGGTGTAGCGATATTAGGATTGGCAAATGGACAAAAACCTCACTTTGAGGAAGCAATGAGACATTTGTCACAGTGGAAAATAACTTGGCCAAAAACTACAAATAAACTTATAACCAGAACAGTACATGTTGACGAAGCGCCTAAAGTTCTTTCTTTCAAAGAAGAGAATGAAATAAAAGTTAAAATTAGATGGTAA
- the cas6 gene encoding CRISPR system precrRNA processing endoribonuclease RAMP protein Cas6, which translates to MTFLLSATYDIVPEKDSILPPLTSKVPKYILEKSPSISPLIRNKTKYKGLTISPLKRDGQYLYSIPNSPVNVAKSGTKMSFHLSFSTQDIDPSIFYIDEIQDTPYGKFYITLNQIEVKEMINLSFKINDFFVIRFETPTLLSNKYMLPPPLKRKNIKAMNKLIPQPSLIFSFLTSLWNSIAEPKEKIIKGDLDWTPYMIGRISDVIFTELGYSIKPITVILGKDSHDNLREARGFIGWTKYKVTHYRNYIRIMERLLGLASIMGIGRSRGIGLGIVKILNQGQKVLT; encoded by the coding sequence ATGACATTTTTATTATCTGCCACATATGATATCGTTCCAGAGAAAGATAGTATATTACCTCCATTAACGTCAAAGGTACCTAAATATATTCTAGAAAAATCACCATCTATATCTCCTTTAATTCGAAATAAGACTAAGTATAAGGGATTGACAATTTCTCCCTTAAAAAGAGATGGACAGTATCTTTATTCTATTCCAAACTCTCCAGTAAATGTAGCAAAATCTGGTACGAAAATGTCATTTCATCTCTCATTTTCCACTCAAGATATAGACCCAAGTATTTTTTATATAGACGAAATTCAAGATACTCCTTATGGAAAATTTTATATTACGCTTAATCAAATAGAAGTAAAAGAGATGATAAATCTTAGTTTTAAAATTAATGATTTCTTTGTAATACGGTTTGAAACTCCAACCTTATTATCGAACAAATATATGCTTCCTCCTCCATTAAAAAGAAAAAATATTAAAGCAATGAATAAGCTTATTCCTCAACCTTCTCTAATATTTTCGTTTCTTACTAGTTTATGGAACTCCATTGCTGAACCTAAGGAAAAGATAATAAAAGGAGACTTAGATTGGACTCCATACATGATAGGCAGAATATCTGATGTTATTTTTACAGAGCTGGGATATTCTATTAAACCTATTACAGTAATTTTAGGAAAAGATAGTCACGATAATCTAAGAGAAGCTAGGGGCTTTATAGGTTGGACAAAGTATAAAGTTACTCATTATAGAAATTATATTAGAATTATGGAACGTCTGTTAGGATTAGCATCAATAATGGGTATAGGAAGATCTAGAGGAATTGGTTTAGGTATAGTTAAAATACTAAACCAAGGGCAAAAAGTTTTAACTTGA